In Portunus trituberculatus isolate SZX2019 chromosome 36, ASM1759143v1, whole genome shotgun sequence, one DNA window encodes the following:
- the LOC123513439 gene encoding protein NYNRIN-like, with protein MDYFTKWPEAYPLPNHEAATVAGVLVDEFFARFGVPHELHSDQGREFESAVFRECCQLLGVKKTRTTPLRPQSDGMVERYNRTLGQELAKYCQEGQEDWDLKIPLLLLAYRSAEHEVTGYTPARLMCGRELRLPVDLVTGRPPDEDLPTTVTQYATALQDRLREVHHQVRGNLKVSGEAMKDRYDRRATAPPFSEGDQVISDVTFRIRQGPRKRALVVHADRLWGYHGPGNFSWGERAALLTSDEEEDEDGGLGDEEPLVMEDDGDLDLREPEPLVMEEGGADELCPLEEHWRMLTLDL; from the exons atgGACTACTTCACTAAATGGCCGGAAGCGTATCCGCTGCCTAACCATGAGGCTGCCACCGTGGCAGGTGTGTTAGTGGACGAGTTCTTCGCCCGGTTTGGCGTGCCGCACGAGCTGCACTCTGACCAGGGCAGGGAGTTTGAGTCGGCAGTATTCCGGGAGTGCTGCCAGTTGCTGGGCGTCAAGAAAACTCGTACTACACCCCTGCGGCCGCAGTCGGATGGCATGGTGGAACGCTACAACCGCACGCTGGGGCAGGAGTTGGCCAAATACTGccaggaagggcaggaggactGGGACTTAAAAATTCCCCTGCTTCTCTTGGCCTACCGGTCAGCCGAGCATGAGGTGACCGGTTACACGCCAGCCCGGCTGATGTGTGGGCGGGAGCTCCGGCTACCAGTGGACCTCGTGACTGGCAGGCCGCCGGACGAAGACCTGCCCACTACCGTCACCCAGTACGCTACAGCCCTACAGGACCGTCTCCGGGAGGTGCACCATCAGGTGAGGGGTAACCTGAAGGTGTCCGGTGAGGCGATGAAGGACCGGTACGACCGCCGGGCAACGGCACCACCCTTTAGCGAGGGAGACCAG GTCATCTCGGACGTCACCTTCAGGATACGCCAAGGGCCAAGGAAGCGGGCGCTGGTGGTGCACGCTGACAGGCTCTGGGGTTACCATGGCCCTGGAAACTTCTCCTGGGGAGAGCGAGCTGCTCTCCTGACcagtgacgaagaggaggacgaggacggggGCCTTGGGGACGAGGAGCCCCTGGTGATGGAGGATGACGGAGACCTGGACCTGAGAGAGCCTGAGCCgctggtgatggaggaaggtggagcGGATGAGTTGTGTCCCTTGGAGGAGCACTGGCGGATGTTGACGCTGGACCTGTAG
- the LOC123513697 gene encoding 52 kDa repressor of the inhibitor of the protein kinase-like: MRSLRFTEVVKLTSAKREKLVPLCPTRWIERHDAVLVFIEFLPVIAVFLEEEHDATAGLLLIAIRDPRFLVGLVVAECILAHTLEPSRALQRKDGDLVSAYVTIRSIETIFSKFRADAENHFHDVFMKAEELLVEVGSSHNTIPVPRLCGRQTQRSNVPCESAEEYYRRAVYIPFVDHVLAELKSRFGDDTVPVALQLKQLFKGPEMDVAAVLEAAKLYELDVESLTLVKAEAERWVLSAPVFQTVKEAQAHAETNMFPNIAVLLKTLLTLPVSNAEAERSFSALKRLKTYLRSTVGQERLNGLALLGVHNYIPIPVERVISKFCEKNRRLLLA, translated from the coding sequence ATGCGGTCTCTCCGCTTCACAGAGGTTGTCAAACTTACCTCGGCCAAGCGAGAAAAGCTTGTTCCCCTGTGCCCCACCAGATGGATTGAGAGGCATGACGCAGTGCTGGTTTTCATTGAATTTCTGCCTGTCATCGCAGTTTTTCTCGAGGAAGAACATGACGCCACCGCTGGACTCCTTCTCATCGCCATACGTGATCCCCGCTTTCTTGTTGGACTGGTTGTAGCTGAGTGTATATTGGCACATACTCTCGAGCCGAGCCGAGCTCTTCAAAGAAAAGATGGCGACCTGGTGTCAGCTTATGTCACGATTCGCAGCATTGAGaccattttttccaagtttagaGCTGATGCAGAGAATCATTTCCACGATGTATTTATGAAAGCGGAAGAGCTTTTGGTGGAGGTGGGGTCATCACATAACACCATCCCTGTGCCACGACTCTGTGGACGACAGACCCAGCGATCAAATGTTCCATGCGAGAGTGCTGAGGAGTACTACCGCCGGGCGGTGTACATTCCATTTGTGGATCACGTCTTGGCTGAGTTGAAGAGTCGGTTCGGCGACGACACAGTACCTGTCGCACTTCAGCTCAAGCAACTCTTCAAAGGCCCCGAAATGGATGTTGCGGCTGTGCTTGAAGCGGCGAAGCTCTACGAGCTAGACGTCGAATCACTGACACTCGTGAAGGCGGAAGCAGAGCGCTGGGTACTATCTGCTCCGGTCTTCCAAACTGTAAAAGAAGCCCAGGCACACGCCGAAACCAACATGTTCCCCAATATTGCAGTTCTTTTAAAAACATTGTTGACGCTCCCAGTCTCCAACGCGGAAGCCGAGAGGTCGTTCTCAGCACTGAAAAGACTGAAAACCTACCTGAGGAGTACCGTCGGCCAAGAGCGCCTGAACGGACTTGCACTCCTCGGTGTTCACAATTATATCCCTATCCCCGTTGAGAGAGTGATCAGCAAATTCTGCGAAAAAAACCGCCGACTACTCCTTGCTTAA